Proteins found in one Plasmodium sp. gorilla clade G2 genome assembly, chromosome: 14 genomic segment:
- a CDS encoding tRNA-dihydrouridine synthase, putative produces the protein MSNQYDNSYVEKKEYEKSFWESLGKPKYISAPMVDLSELPFRLLCRKYNCDLSFTPMLHSKNFVEHEKYRKGYFKSCEMDKPVIAQFCGNDSKIILEAINYIKDDVNAVDINLGCPQQIARKGNYGAFLLHKHDEVVNLISGITNNCGIPITCKIRKIDNDYQKTLNLCYDLQSRGIKMITVHGRTKEEKGTNIKECDYEIIRIIKERLNIPIIANGSIEYFEDIEKCLNYTKADAVMCAEILLEKPYFFSNKNIDAVNIVNEYFELYLKYESNTKYLKGHLFKFLYKYFQVHTDLRDMLNNCHTLNDYINFKNLLNQRKNTGTLTETSYSWYRRYRKDI, from the coding sequence ATGAGCAACCAATATGATAATTCCTATGTtgagaaaaaagaatatgaaaaaagtTTTTGGGAGTCATTAGGAAAacctaaatatatatcagcACCTATGGTTGACCTAAGTGAATTACCATTTCGTTTATTatgtagaaaatataattgtgATTTATCTTTTACTCCTATGTTACATTCAAAAAATTTTGTGGAACATGAAAAGTATAGAAAAGGCTACTTTAAAAGTTGTGAAATGGATAAGCCAGTAATAGCACAATTTTGTGGTAATGattcaaaaataatattagaagctataaattatattaaagatGATGTTAATGCTGTTGATATAAATCTGGGTTGTCCTCAACAGATAGCAAGAAAAGGTAATTATGGAgcttttttattacataaacATGATGAAGTAGTAAATTTAATATCAGGTATAACAAATAATTGTGGTATACCTATAACATGTAAAATTCGAAAAATAGATAATGATTATCAAAAGACATTAAATTTATGTTATGATTTACAAAGTAGAGGTATAAAAATGATTACTGTTCATGGAAGaacaaaagaagaaaagggaacaaatataaaagaatgtgattatgaaattataagaattattaaagAAAGATTAAATATTCCTATAATAGCTAATGGATCAATTGAATATTTTGAAGATATTGAAAAATGCTTAAATTATACAAAAGCTGATGCAGTTATGTGTGCAGAAATATTACTTGAAAAACCATATTTCTtttcaaataaaaacattGATGCTGTAAATATTGTAAATGAATACTTTGAACTctatttaaaatatgaatcaaatacaaaatatttaaaaggaCATTTATTTaagtttttatataaatattttcaagTCCATACTGATTTAAGAGATATGTTAAATAATTGTCACACTTTGAATGATtacataaattttaaaaatttactaAACCAAAGAAAGAACACCGGCACATTAACAGAAACGTCTTATAGTTGGTATAGGCGTTACAGAaaggatatataa
- a CDS encoding aldo-keto reductase, putative has translation MKYKNRLFVILFITFYSTYICNVLCVLIKEPSYYNVTHVPNFKSIKNFKNIYKKYNINNELNLSIYKNKNKTKKRKSSFYFITKNYILQFTPTRYNKTIIKYKDFSTPNNKNNYQINKLNKNKQTLYSNDQEKEQEKKKSTSKNKTKTRKTQQNKDDKSIISTEIETSKTKSTLRKNKNNSKEGNLTIQGKNEENKEIKEAEIKNKRTYKKKKTESIQNSDKIEDTGKNIKKATNKKTAKSEETAKNKKTAKSQEIAKNKKTAKSQETAKNKKKPQSDETAKNKKKSQSEETYKEKKKPTLRKKINESKETLNLHHPINTNIEDQNGKATTDDENKKIKEQEIELAELIKHERDYGDEDDDEENLEQYYDDLQNDNDTQDVSDRKKEEEEEKRKQMKSIEEEKEKLERQKKIDFIKKVEHLLEEDEKNHVLYEKRPDIDKLKFGDKPPPGSEDLINTILKNVNEDNNKNQIDKIEEMNKLKKKHLFYELYRISNSSSFKAHKIYTHPDLIYGMKYRKLGESNLCVSELCIGTNMYENDNFISKDDVNVLLNMAFYEYGINFFDICEYDPFPFDPDSYRKSKNRNMNLFLKDKKRENIIINLRMCSSRNVNKLEYGDYYLSWIMEGLKDDTPTFYNIEERLDKILKNLNTNYVDILTIDIPERYIPNNQKGEDTYIWGYENLNAEQNKNSISIEEQFDILEKLILKGKVRHIAVSNESVWGIYQWCNLAKKKKKNYMKIVCVQNLYNLLHKNEVESSGLVEMILKENYNVPLVPYGLLAGGILTGKYLDPERYHTMGPEKVLGDDQLDHDLNEARGNIPEDYGYLSYGPKNGRCNKYPHLYKSHRCVWAQDATGEYLKLARSHGMSLSQLSLSYVYSRPFVGSSIIGPRTLGQLKDSIFALNYPMYQHTEWDIHEIFLRYRGCTMDGNTILNSLDDPNKTSQNVFYKTANIPILSGGTYWKNYPLPHIMKRYEYTDLKEEHDRIKSTFGLNDEPNDANFISSRMWVEREKRKGEYFAVKESNIFKWNKFKIYKGAYTKLSEKEKQVYDTSDFHFTFKNNTISVTPTDEEIKNFYDNEKKIKKIINQNINDHQELFQYKEELGQDLPAPFNNLDIDLIYKQLLNRHNINPLDKKELDSIYEYIKLTPSELETEDFWYIYKYNPFDTSFAFRTGTEP, from the coding sequence atgaaatataaaaacagaTTATTCGTTATTCTTTTCATAACTTTCTATTCAACATACATATGTAATGTATTGTGTGTATTAATAAAGGAACCTTCTTATTATAATGTAACCCACGTTCCAAATTTTAAGagtattaaaaattttaaaaatatttataaaaaatataatatcaacaatgaattaaatttatcaatatataaaaataaaaacaaaacaaaaaaaagaaaatcaagcttttattttattacaaaaaattatattttacaattCACACCAACTCGTTATAACAAAactattattaaatataaagatttTTCCACCCCcaacaacaaaaataattatcaaataaacaaactcaataaaaataaacaaacgTTATACAGTAATGATCAAGAAaaagaacaagaaaaaaaaaaaagtacatccaaaaataaaacaaaaacaagAAAGACACAACAAAATAAGGACGATAAAAGTATAATATCCACAGAAATAGAAACCTCCAAAACAAAATCAACAttgagaaaaaataaaaataactcAAAAGAAGGAAACTTAACTATTCAaggaaaaaatgaagaaaataaagaaataaaagaagcagaaattaaaaataaaagaacatacaaaaaaaagaaaactgAAAGTATTCAAAATTCAGACAAAATTGAAGATACAggcaaaaatataaaaaaagccacaaataaaaaaacagcCAAAAGCGAAGAAACagctaaaaataaaaaaacagcCAAAAGCCAAGAAATagctaaaaataaaaaaacagcCAAAAGCCAAGAAACagctaaaaataaaaaaaaacccCAAAGCGACGAAACagctaaaaataaaaaaaaatcccAAAGCGAAGAaacatataaagaaaaaaaaaaaccaacattgagaaaaaaaattaatgaatcAAAAGAAACCTTAAACCTTCATCATCCAATAAATACAAACATAGAAGACCAAAATGGAAAAGCAACAacagatgatgaaaataaaaaaataaaagagcAAGAAATAGAACTTGCCGAATTAATTAAACATGAACGGGATTATGgagatgaagatgatgatgaagagaATTTAGAACAATATTATGATGACTtacaaaatgataatgatacaCAAGATGTGTCAGATAGAAAAAAAGAGGAGGAAGAAGAGAAAAGAAAGCAAATGAAATCCATTGaagaagaaaaggaaaaattggaaagacaaaaaaaaatagattttataaaaaaagtagaACATTTATTagaagaagatgaaaaaaatcatgtattatatgaaaaaagaccagatatagataaattaaaatttggTGATAAGCCACCACCAGGAAGTGAAGATTTAATAAACaccatattaaaaaatgtaaatgaagataacaataaaaatcaaattgataaaatagaagaaatgaataagttaaaaaaaaaacatttattttatgaattGTATAGAATAAGTAATTCTAGTTCATTTAAAgcacataaaatatacacacatcCAGATTTAATATATGGAATGAAATATCGAAAATTAGGTGAAAGTAATTTATGTGTAAGTGAATTATGTATAGGTACAAATATGTATGAGaatgataattttattagTAAAGATGATGTAAATGTATTATTGAATATGGCTTTTTATGAATATGGAATAAActtttttgatatatgtGAATATGATCCCTTTCCATTTGATCCAGATAGTTATCGAAAGagtaaaaatagaaatatgaatttatttcttaaagataaaaaaagggaaaatattattataaatttaaggATGTGTTCTTCAAGAAATGTGAATAAATTAGAATACGGAGATTATTATTTAAGTTGGATAATGGAAGGATTAAAGGATGATACTCCGACTTTTTATAACATAGAAGAAAGGttagataaaatattaaaaaatctaAATACGAATTATGTAGATATATTGACAATAGATATTCCTGAACGTTATATTCCTAATAACCAAAAAGGAgaagatacatatatatggggatatgaaaatttaaatgcagaacaaaataaaaattcgaTATCTATCGAAGAacaatttgatatattagaaAAGTTAATTTTAAAAGGAAAGGTTAGACATATTGCAGTATCAAATGAAAGTGTATGGGGTATATATCAATGGTGTAATttagcaaaaaaaaaaaaaaaaaattatatgaaaattgtGTGTGttcaaaatttatataatttacttCATAAAAATGAAGTTGAATCTTCAGGACTTGTAGAAatgatattaaaagaaaattataatgtaCCATTAGTACCATATGGTTTATTAGCTGGAGGAATATTAACTGGAAAATATTTAGATCCCGAACGATATCATACCATGGGTCCAGAAAAAGTATTAGGAGATGATCAATTAGATCATGATTTAAATGAAGCTAGAGGTAATATACCGGAAGATTATGGTTATTTATCATATGGTCCAAAGAATGGTAGATGTAATAAATATCCTCATTTATACAAATCACATAGATGTGTATGGGCACAAGATGCTACAggagaatatttaaaattagcTAGATCTCATGGTATGTCTTTATCTCAATTAAGTTTAAGCTATGTTTATAGTAGACCATTTGTTGGTTCATCAATTATAGGTCCTAGAACATTAGGACAATTAAAAGATTCGATTTTTGCATTAAATTATCCAATGTATCAGCACACAGAATGGGATATacatgaaatatttttacgTTATAGAGGTTGTACTATGGATGGAAATACTATATTAAATTCACTAGATGATCCTAATAAAACTAGCCAAaatgttttttataaaacagCTAATATACCTATATTAAGTGGTGGAACCTATTGGAAAAACTATCCTTTACCACATATTATGAAAAGATATGAATATACAGATTTAAAAGAAGAACATGATAGAATAAAATCAACCTTCGGTTTAAATGATGAACCAAATGATGCAAATTTTATTAGTTCTCGTATGTGGGtagaaagagaaaaaaggAAAGGTGAATATTTTGCTGTAAAGGaaagtaatatttttaaatggaataaatttaaaatttataaaggTGCTTATACAAAATTAagtgaaaaagaaaaacaagtTTATGATACTAGTGATTTTCATTTTACTTTTAAAAACAATACAATATCTGTTACACCTACAGATGAAGAAATcaaaaatttttatgataaCGAAAAGAagatcaaaaaaattattaatcaaaatattaatgatcaTCAAGAATTATTTCAATATAAAGAAGAATTAGGTCAAGATCTACCAGCACCTTTCAATAATTTAGATATTGATTTAATATACAAGCAATTATTAAATAGACACAATATAAATCCAttagataaaaaagaattggATTCAATATATGAGTATATTAAATTAACACCTTCCGAATTAGAAACAGAAGATTtctggtatatatataaatacaatccATTTGATACATCCTTTGCATTTAGAACAGGAACAGAGccatga
- a CDS encoding DNA damage-inducible protein 1, putative: MVFITISDDNNIITSLDVHEDTEMWTITNIIENDFSLNMNINELTYNGNTLDKFDTIKKLNIKEGDLLFVRKRISSDIVNNDMNNMSALNNILSTNNNMENLGNNFNNENVQNILNNPAFKTLLDQFKVYQENEYIKKESEILLQMKNDKSKMAVLKLQDQTLYNAIISQNLEEIKKIVKEKYEMEKKEKQKEQEMYEKALKNPLSEDSQKYIYENIYKNEINNNLALAQEHFPEAFGVVFMLYIPVEINKHSVHAFVDSGAQSSIMSKKCAEKCNILRLMDKRFTGIAKGVGTKTILGKIHMIDIKIGNYFYAVSLTIIEDYDIDFIFGLDLLKRHQCLIDFKQNALIIQDNKIPFLSEKDVLSISTQSIDIDLPKDY; this comes from the coding sequence ATGGTTTTCATTACCATATCAGacgataataatataataacgaGTCTTGATGTTCATGAGGATACTGAAATGTGGACgattacaaatattattgaaaatgatttttctttgaatatgaatataaatgaattgaCATATAATGGGAATACATTAGATAAATTTGatactataaaaaaattaaatataaaagaaggggatttattatttgttcgTAAAAGAATTAGTAGTGATATAgttaataatgatatgaataatatgtcTGCTTTAAATAACATTCTttctacaaataataatatggaaaatcTTGGAAATAACTTTAATAATGAGAATGTAcagaatattttaaataatccaGCTTTCAAAACATTATTAGATCAATTTAAAGTATATcaagaaaatgaatatataaaaaaagaatctgAGATTTTATTGCAAATGAAGAATGATAAAAGCAAAATGGCTGTTTTAAAATTACAAGATCAGACTTTATATAATGCTATAATTTCACAAAATTtggaagaaattaaaaaaattgtaaaagaaaaatatgaaatggaaaaaaaagaaaaacaaaaagaacaAGAAATGTATGAAAAAGCTTTAAAAAATCCATTATCAGAAGAttcacaaaaatatatatatgaaaatatatataaaaatgaaattaataataatttagcATTAGCTCAAGAACATTTTCCTGAAGCTTTTGGAGTagtttttatgttatatataccaGTTGAAATTAATAAACATAGTGTTCATGCATTTGTAGATTCAGGAGCACAATCAAGTATTATGTCAAAAAAATGTGCagaaaaatgtaatattcTAAGATTAATGGATAAAAGATTTACAGGTATTGCAAAAGGAGTAGGAACAAAAACTATACTAGGAAAAATACATATGattgatataaaaattgGTAACTACTTTTATGCTGTATCATTAACTATTATTGAAGATTATGATATAGATTTTATATTTGGAttagatttattaaaaagacATCAATGTTTAATAGATTTTAAACAAAATGCTCTTATCATACAAGACAATAAAATCCCTTTCTTATCAGAAAAAGATGTTTTATCTATATCAACACAAAGTATAGACATTGATCTGCCAAaagattattaa